One window from the genome of Alistipes sp. ZOR0009 encodes:
- the rpsB gene encoding 30S ribosomal protein S2, translating into MPRTNFNQLLDAGVHFGHLKRKWNPKMAPYIFMERNGIHIIDLHKTVVKLDEAANALKQIAKSGRKVLFVATKKQAKDIVSERIGQVNMPYVTERWPGGMLTNFPTIRKAVKKMASLEKMTNDGTFDALSKREKLQITRQRAKLEKNLGSIADLTRLPAALFIVDVQKEANAVREAKRLNIPVFAMVDTCCDPTPIDYVIPANDDASKSISLVIDVVASAIQEGLEERKVEKEKDKDSQPAKAEKAGKAKVKKATVADEADAEAPAQAEESAE; encoded by the coding sequence ATGCCAAGAACAAATTTCAACCAGCTGCTAGACGCTGGTGTTCACTTCGGTCACTTGAAGAGAAAGTGGAACCCTAAAATGGCTCCTTATATCTTTATGGAGCGTAACGGTATTCACATTATCGACCTTCACAAGACCGTTGTAAAGCTAGATGAGGCTGCAAACGCCCTAAAACAAATCGCAAAATCAGGCCGTAAGGTTCTTTTTGTTGCTACTAAGAAGCAAGCAAAAGATATCGTTTCGGAAAGAATAGGTCAAGTAAACATGCCATATGTTACCGAGCGCTGGCCCGGTGGTATGCTTACCAACTTCCCAACCATCCGTAAGGCGGTTAAGAAGATGGCTTCTCTTGAGAAGATGACCAATGATGGTACTTTCGATGCGCTTTCTAAGCGTGAGAAACTACAAATCACCCGTCAACGTGCTAAGCTTGAGAAGAACTTAGGATCTATCGCAGATCTTACTCGTCTTCCTGCTGCTCTTTTCATCGTTGACGTTCAAAAAGAAGCAAACGCCGTTCGTGAAGCAAAGAGGCTTAACATTCCAGTATTTGCTATGGTAGATACCTGCTGTGATCCAACACCAATTGATTATGTTATCCCAGCTAACGACGACGCTTCAAAGTCTATCAGCCTAGTAATCGACGTAGTTGCTTCTGCTATTCAAGAAGGACTAGAAGAGCGCAAGGTTGAAAAGGAAAAGGATAAGGACAGCCAACCTGCTAAGGCTGAAAAAGCTGGTAAGGCAAAGGTTAAGAAGGCTACTGTAGCTGACGAGGCTGATGCTGAAGCTCCTGCTCAGGCAGAAGAGAGCGCAGAATAA
- the gpmI gene encoding 2,3-bisphosphoglycerate-independent phosphoglycerate mutase, translated as MGKKVLLMILDGWGHGKHDKADAIYKANPEFINCLEASYATSELRTSGEDVGLPEGQMGNSEVGHLNIGAGRIVYQDLVKINIACRDNSILENPEIVNAYTYAKENGKQVHLMGLVSDGGVHSSLDHLFKLTEISKAYGIDKTFVHAFMDGRDTDPKSGKGFIEALEAHLAKSTGKIATMIGRYYAMDRDKRWERVKESYDLMVHGTGTPTTNMVEAVQNSYDAGVTDEFIKPVVQVDADGKPVGTIQEGDVVIFFNFRNDRAKELTIVLTQQDMPEAGMKTIPLHYYTMTPYDAKFQGLHILFDKDNVTNTLGEVVSKAGKKQIRIAETEKYAHVTFFFSGGREAEFENESRILIPSPKVATYDLQPEMSAYGVKDAIVAELKKGEVDFVALNFANGDMVGHTGDMNAILKAIHAVDACVKEVVTAARANGYTVLITADHGNADNAMNEDGSPNTAHSLNPVPFIVVDDEIKSVKSGVLADIAPTVLKLMDIPAPAEMTGTPLV; from the coding sequence ATGGGAAAAAAAGTTCTTTTGATGATCCTCGATGGCTGGGGCCACGGCAAGCACGACAAGGCAGACGCCATCTACAAAGCAAACCCAGAATTCATTAACTGCCTAGAGGCAAGCTACGCCACCTCCGAGCTGCGCACCAGCGGCGAAGACGTAGGCCTTCCAGAAGGACAAATGGGCAACTCTGAGGTAGGTCACCTCAACATCGGTGCAGGGCGTATCGTTTACCAAGATTTGGTAAAGATCAACATTGCCTGCCGCGACAACTCCATTCTTGAGAATCCAGAAATCGTAAACGCATACACCTACGCCAAGGAAAACGGAAAGCAGGTTCACCTAATGGGACTTGTTTCGGACGGAGGCGTTCACAGCTCGCTCGATCACCTTTTCAAGCTAACCGAAATCTCTAAGGCTTACGGAATCGACAAGACCTTCGTTCATGCCTTTATGGATGGTAGAGATACCGACCCTAAGAGCGGAAAAGGATTCATCGAGGCGCTAGAGGCACATCTGGCCAAATCAACCGGAAAGATTGCCACCATGATTGGCCGCTACTACGCCATGGACCGCGACAAGCGTTGGGAGCGCGTAAAGGAATCGTACGACCTAATGGTACACGGAACCGGTACACCAACCACCAACATGGTAGAGGCCGTACAAAACTCCTACGATGCGGGCGTAACCGACGAGTTCATCAAGCCAGTAGTACAGGTTGACGCAGACGGCAAGCCTGTAGGTACCATTCAGGAGGGCGACGTGGTGATCTTCTTCAACTTCCGCAACGACCGCGCCAAGGAGCTTACCATTGTGCTTACCCAGCAAGACATGCCAGAGGCTGGAATGAAGACCATTCCGCTTCACTACTATACCATGACCCCATACGATGCCAAATTCCAAGGCCTACACATCCTTTTCGACAAGGATAACGTAACCAACACCCTTGGCGAAGTGGTATCGAAGGCTGGAAAGAAGCAAATACGTATCGCCGAAACAGAAAAGTACGCTCACGTAACCTTCTTCTTCAGCGGCGGACGCGAGGCTGAATTCGAAAACGAAAGCCGTATCCTTATCCCATCGCCAAAGGTAGCCACCTACGATCTACAGCCAGAAATGAGCGCCTACGGCGTTAAGGACGCCATCGTTGCCGAACTTAAAAAGGGAGAGGTCGACTTCGTTGCGCTGAACTTTGCCAACGGCGACATGGTAGGCCACACCGGCGACATGAATGCGATCCTTAAGGCAATCCACGCGGTAGACGCATGCGTGAAGGAGGTTGTTACTGCGGCTCGCGCCAACGGATACACCGTACTTATCACCGCCGACCACGGCAACGCCGACAACGCCATGAACGAAGACGGCTCGCCAAATACCGCCCACTCGCTTAACCCAGTTCCTTTCATCGTAGTTGACGATGAGATTAAGAGCGTAAAAAGCGGCGTGCTGGCTGATATCGCGCCAACCGTGCTTAAGCTAATGGACATCCCTGCCCCTGCAGAAATGACAGGAACGCCTTTGGTATAA
- the tsf gene encoding translation elongation factor Ts: MAISAQDVAKLRKMTGAGMMDCKKALEEANGDFERAQDLIRERGKLIASKRADREATEGAVIAKTTADGKRGAVICLNCETDFVAKNADFVALAESILNLAIEQNPATLEDLLALKMGELSVADLVTEKSGVTGEKLSVSFYGKLEDGYVIPYIHMNNKLATLVSFSKGINEEVAKDVAMQVAAMKPVALDKSSTPADVVEKELHIAKEQLRLEGKSEDMIEKIAPGKLNKFFKESTLLAQDFIKDNKMSVEAYVKSADAEVKVTGFVRYSLND, translated from the coding sequence ATGGCAATTAGTGCACAAGACGTAGCGAAGCTACGTAAAATGACCGGTGCCGGGATGATGGACTGCAAGAAGGCTCTTGAAGAAGCTAATGGCGACTTCGAGCGTGCTCAGGACCTTATCCGCGAAAGAGGTAAGCTTATCGCCAGCAAGCGAGCTGACCGTGAAGCTACTGAAGGTGCCGTTATCGCTAAAACTACTGCCGATGGCAAGCGTGGTGCTGTTATCTGTCTTAACTGCGAAACTGACTTCGTGGCTAAGAATGCAGATTTCGTAGCTCTTGCTGAAAGCATCCTAAACCTTGCTATCGAGCAAAACCCAGCAACCCTAGAAGACCTTCTTGCTCTTAAGATGGGTGAGCTTTCTGTAGCTGATCTAGTTACCGAAAAGTCTGGTGTTACTGGCGAAAAGTTGAGCGTTTCTTTCTACGGAAAGCTTGAGGATGGATACGTTATTCCTTACATCCACATGAACAACAAACTTGCAACTTTGGTATCTTTCTCTAAGGGTATCAACGAAGAAGTTGCTAAGGATGTGGCAATGCAGGTTGCTGCTATGAAGCCTGTAGCGCTTGATAAGAGCTCTACTCCAGCTGATGTAGTGGAAAAAGAACTTCACATTGCTAAGGAACAACTTCGTCTTGAAGGTAAGTCTGAGGATATGATCGAAAAGATCGCTCCTGGTAAGCTTAACAAGTTCTTCAAGGAAAGTACTCTTCTTGCTCAAGACTTCATCAAGGATAACAAGATGAGCGTTGAGGCTTATGTTAAGAGTGCTGATGCTGAAGTTAAGGTTACTGGTTTCGTTCGCTACTCTCTAAACGACTAA